A genomic segment from Drosophila miranda strain MSH22 chromosome 3, D.miranda_PacBio2.1, whole genome shotgun sequence encodes:
- the LOC108160911 gene encoding CCAAT/enhancer-binding protein: MLNMESPQMYADAVQTLAQLDLKKPPPQQATIGQITLTAMSTAQQQQQQQQQQQQQNPQQQQQQQQNPQHQQQTTDANNNTSQDAALLVKQHAMHQMQQAALNGNNNNNSNSVNNNVNNLLQKQMLQQYTTQTDLDELTTQEITLDLQHLIDDQFRDTETLGIFSDMVTSPGGLSATLPPNGMVSAAAKVLQQQTLRNQHGYGRGGALAYMPQPVHATYNNSSDENSSVGSDSSTIKEEPIDPEYRRHLQEAASQQASNAAAAFMSNGNGLYNGYGSAGNGISGNSTSGTLNGSTTPNHSSSNGSNGSSGPVNGSQFTNLTTANVLAHHNLPHLAAAAGAQHLLKQHSKLQHAGQHQQHNHHRKHGNKHVDKGTEEYRRRRERNNIAVRKSREKAKVRSREVEERVKSLLKEKDALIRQLGEMTNELQLHKQIYMQLMNHANPEVSRVCRSFLNTNEHSL; encoded by the coding sequence ATGCTGAACATGGAATCGCCACAGATGTACGCCGATGCCGTGCAGACGCTGGCCCAGCTGGACCTCAAGAAGCCGCCTCCCCAGCAGGCCACCATCGGCCAGATCACACTGACGGCGATGTCCACtgcccagcaacagcaacagcaacagcagcagcagcagcaacaaaatcctcaacagcagcagcagcagcaacaaaatcctcaacaccagcagcagacaACGGATGCCAACAACAATACGTCCCAGGATGCGGCACTCCTTGTGAAGCAGCATGCCATGCACCAAATGCAACAGGCGGCCCTcaacggcaacaacaacaacaacagcaacagcgtgAACAACAATGTGAACAACTTGCTGCAGAAGCAAATGCTGCAACAGTACACCACACAGACGGATCTCGACGAGCTGACGACCCAAGAGATTACCCTGGACCTGCAGCACCTGATAGATGACCAGTTCCGGGACACGGAGACGCTGGGAATCTTCAGCGACATGGTAACCAGTCCGGGTGGACTCTCCGCCACCCTGCCGCCCAATGGAATGGTCAGCGCCGCAGCCAAGGTGTTGCAGCAACAGACGCTGAGGAATCAGCACGGTTACGGGCGGGGCGGGGCACTGGCGTACATGCCGCAGCCCGTGCACGCCACCTACAACAATTCCAGCGACGAGAACAGCTCCGTGGGCTCCGACTCCAGCACGATCAAGGAGGAGCCAATCGACCCCGAGTATCGTCGCCACCTGCAGGAAGCGGCCAGCCAGCAGGCAAGCAACGCGGCCGCCGCCTTCATGTCCAATGGCAATGGGCTGTACAACGGGTACGGGTCCGCAGGGAACGGAATATCCGGCAACAGCACCAGCGGCACCCTCAACGGTAGCACTACCCCgaaccacagcagcagcaatggcagcaacggcagcagcggACCCGTAAATGGCAGCCAGTTCACGAATCTGACCACGGCCAATGTGCTGGCACACCACAACCTGCCACACCTGGCGGCCGCCGCCGGGGCCCAGCACCTGTTGAAGCAGCACAGTAAGCTCCAGCACGCGGgtcagcaccagcagcacaacCACCACCGGAAGCACGGAAACAAGCACGTTGACAAGGGCACCGAGGAGTACCGGCGTCGGCGAGAACGCAACAACATTGCGGTGCGCAAGAGTCGCGAGAAGGCCAAAGTCCGGTCGCGGGAGGTAGAGGAGCGCGTGAAGAGCCTGCTCAAGGAGAAGGACGCTCTCATCCGGCAGCTGGGGGAGATGACCAACGAGTTGCAGCTGCACAAACAGATCTACATGCAGCTGATGAACCATGCCAATCCCGAAGTGAGTCGCGTCTGTCGGAGCTTCCTCAACACCAACGAGCACTCACTGTAG